In Clostridium sporogenes, one genomic interval encodes:
- the pfkA gene encoding 6-phosphofructokinase produces MKTIAVLTSGGDAPGMNAAIRAVVRTGLEKGLKVMGIQRGYNGLINGEIFEMDTHSVSDIIQRGGTILRTARCEEFRTEQGREKAAKILRAFGIDGLVVIGGDGSFHGAQLLSKLGINTVGLPGTIDNDLAYTDYTIGFDTSINTVLDAINKLRDTSTSHERVSVVEVMGRNCGDIALYTGVAGGAESIIIPEKEYNADKLCKQILQGKLKGKMHNLVLLAEGVGGANELAKYIEEVTGIETRSTILGHIQRGGSPTCMDRILASRMAYKAVELLISGKSSRVVGIKNGKIIDMDIDEALAVERSFDQELYDIATTLSK; encoded by the coding sequence ATGAAAACTATAGCTGTATTAACAAGTGGTGGAGATGCACCAGGAATGAATGCTGCTATCAGAGCAGTAGTTAGAACAGGTTTAGAAAAAGGTTTAAAAGTAATGGGAATTCAAAGAGGATATAATGGGCTTATAAATGGAGAAATATTTGAAATGGATACTCATAGCGTATCTGATATAATACAAAGGGGCGGTACTATATTAAGAACTGCTCGTTGTGAAGAATTTAGAACAGAGCAGGGGAGAGAAAAGGCTGCTAAAATATTAAGAGCTTTTGGTATTGACGGATTAGTTGTAATTGGTGGAGACGGTTCTTTTCATGGAGCCCAATTATTATCTAAGCTGGGAATAAATACTGTTGGACTACCAGGTACTATAGATAATGACTTAGCATATACAGATTATACAATAGGTTTTGATACATCTATAAATACAGTTTTAGATGCCATAAATAAGCTTAGAGATACATCTACTTCTCATGAAAGAGTAAGTGTAGTAGAAGTTATGGGTAGAAATTGCGGAGATATAGCATTATATACAGGAGTAGCTGGTGGAGCAGAAAGTATTATAATACCAGAAAAAGAGTATAATGCAGATAAACTATGCAAACAAATATTACAAGGAAAATTAAAAGGCAAAATGCACAATTTAGTTTTATTAGCAGAAGGTGTTGGAGGAGCTAATGAATTAGCAAAATATATAGAAGAAGTTACAGGAATAGAAACAAGATCTACAATATTAGGACATATACAAAGGGGTGGAAGTCCAACTTGTATGGATAGAATATTGGCTTCAAGAATGGCTTATAAAGCAGTGGAATTATTGATTAGTGGTAAATCTTCAAGAGTAGTTGGTATAAAAAATGGAAAAATAATTGATATGGATATAGATGAAGCTTTAGCAGTAGAGAGAAGTTTTGACCAAGAACTATATGACATAGCAACTACTTTATCCAAATAA
- the pyk gene encoding pyruvate kinase: MQKTKMIFTIGPASSTEEVVSKLIEAGMSVSRHNFSHGSHPEHKERMMMIKKLREKHNRHIAIMLDTKGPEIRTGNFSVDKVELKEGAEFIIYCGEDIIGDETKCSITYDELHKDVVKGNKILIDDGLVELEVQSVEDNKIHTIVKNSGTVSNHKGVNVPGVSVSLPAVTEKDIEDLKFGCEVGVDLISASFIRKASDVLTIRKILEENGGNEIQIISKIENQEGVDNIDEIIKFSDGIMVARGDMGVEIPIEEVPIVQKRIIEKCNKAGKPVITATQMLDSMIRNPRPTRAEASDIANAIFDGTDAIMLSGESANGKYPVEAATTMSRIAKTAEAKLNYDAILSKMRESHILNVPNAISLSACTTASELNATAIITATQSGHTAKMVSKYRPQCPIIAVTPNEVVARKLALNWGVVPLLTETFNSTDELIDKSVNKSLEEGYVKNGDLVVIAGGIPVSYSGTTNMLKVHIVGDILAQGRGSGTRPTYGNVKIVKNPSEAEDIVERDDILVVKNLDRRYMTILDRVSGIVAEEGGITSHLAIECIARDIPFICNAGGAMDVLKTGTYVTLDTVRGIVYNGRANIV; the protein is encoded by the coding sequence ATGCAAAAAACTAAAATGATATTTACAATAGGTCCTGCAAGTTCAACAGAAGAAGTGGTATCAAAATTAATAGAAGCGGGCATGAGCGTTTCAAGACACAATTTTTCTCATGGATCACATCCTGAACACAAAGAAAGAATGATGATGATTAAGAAATTAAGAGAAAAACATAACAGACACATAGCTATTATGTTAGATACTAAAGGACCAGAAATAAGAACAGGCAATTTCTCAGTGGATAAAGTGGAGTTAAAAGAAGGAGCAGAATTTATAATATATTGTGGAGAAGACATAATAGGTGATGAAACAAAATGTTCTATTACTTATGATGAACTACATAAAGATGTAGTTAAAGGAAATAAAATATTAATAGATGACGGACTAGTAGAGTTAGAAGTTCAATCAGTAGAAGATAATAAAATTCATACAATAGTTAAAAACTCAGGAACTGTTTCAAATCATAAGGGAGTAAATGTTCCAGGAGTCTCAGTATCACTTCCAGCAGTTACTGAAAAAGATATAGAAGATTTAAAATTTGGATGCGAAGTAGGAGTAGATTTAATAAGTGCATCTTTTATAAGAAAAGCCTCTGATGTGTTAACTATAAGAAAAATATTAGAAGAAAATGGTGGAAATGAAATACAGATAATCTCTAAGATAGAAAATCAAGAGGGCGTTGACAATATAGATGAGATAATAAAATTCTCTGATGGAATAATGGTAGCTAGAGGAGATATGGGAGTTGAAATTCCTATAGAAGAGGTTCCAATAGTTCAAAAAAGAATAATAGAAAAATGTAATAAAGCAGGCAAGCCTGTAATTACAGCAACTCAAATGTTAGATTCTATGATAAGAAACCCTAGACCAACAAGAGCTGAAGCCTCAGACATAGCCAATGCAATATTTGATGGAACGGATGCCATAATGTTAAGTGGAGAATCAGCAAATGGGAAATATCCAGTAGAGGCTGCAACAACTATGTCTAGAATAGCTAAAACTGCAGAAGCAAAATTAAATTATGATGCTATATTAAGTAAGATGAGAGAAAGTCATATATTAAATGTTCCTAATGCTATAAGCTTATCAGCATGTACTACAGCATCAGAATTAAATGCTACAGCTATAATTACAGCAACTCAAAGCGGACATACTGCAAAAATGGTATCAAAATATAGACCACAATGCCCTATTATAGCAGTAACACCAAATGAAGTAGTTGCTAGAAAATTAGCATTAAATTGGGGAGTAGTACCATTATTAACAGAAACATTTAATTCTACAGATGAACTTATAGATAAATCTGTTAATAAATCTTTAGAAGAAGGATATGTTAAAAATGGTGACTTAGTTGTTATAGCAGGTGGAATACCAGTATCTTATTCAGGAACAACTAATATGTTAAAAGTTCACATAGTGGGAGATATACTAGCACAAGGAAGAGGTTCAGGAACTAGACCAACTTATGGGAATGTAAAGATAGTAAAAAATCCTTCAGAAGCAGAAGATATAGTTGAAAGAGATGATATATTAGTAGTAAAAAATTTAGATAGAAGATATATGACTATTTTAGATAGAGTATCAGGCATAGTGGCTGAAGAAGGTGGAATAACATCACACTTAGCTATAGAATGTATAGCAAGAGATATTCCATTTATATGTAATGCAGGTGGAGCTATGGATGTTTTAAAAACAGGAACATATGTAACACTTGATACAGTAAGAGGAATAGTGTACAACGGAAGAGCTAATATAGTTTAA
- a CDS encoding aldo/keto reductase, which translates to MKYKGLGNTGLQVSVVAFGGIAIQKITCEEAAKVIHKAEELGMNFIDTARLYTVSEEYIGYALDGRRDKWIIATKSMARDRNSMIKETNTSFKNLRTDCIDLYQFHNVKTLEDYNKILSEDGAYKVLEELKEEGKIGHIGITSHSGDVLKVAIESGKFETIMYPYNIVERQGKELFKRAQELNIGVIDMKPMAGGALNNGTLALRYVLSNKNITTAIPGMANLEEVEENSVCGNEDIALTEEEKIECDKIFNELGTKFCRRCGYCAPCTKNIDIPGIFVLEAYKVRYGLPDWADGRYFNLEARAKDCIECGACEKRCPYDLPIIEMLKKVRLEFEE; encoded by the coding sequence ATGAAGTATAAGGGGTTAGGTAATACTGGGTTACAGGTTTCCGTAGTAGCTTTTGGAGGTATAGCTATTCAGAAAATAACCTGTGAAGAAGCAGCTAAGGTTATACACAAAGCAGAAGAGCTGGGCATGAATTTTATAGATACTGCAAGACTTTATACAGTTTCAGAAGAGTATATAGGTTATGCATTAGATGGAAGAAGAGATAAATGGATCATAGCTACAAAATCTATGGCTAGAGATAGAAATTCTATGATAAAAGAAACAAATACAAGTTTTAAAAATTTAAGAACAGATTGCATAGATTTATATCAATTTCACAATGTAAAAACCTTAGAAGATTACAACAAAATATTAAGTGAAGATGGAGCATATAAAGTATTAGAAGAACTTAAAGAAGAAGGAAAGATAGGTCATATAGGAATTACATCACATAGTGGAGATGTACTCAAAGTAGCTATAGAAAGTGGAAAATTTGAAACTATTATGTATCCTTATAATATAGTAGAAAGACAAGGGAAAGAATTGTTTAAAAGAGCACAGGAGTTAAACATAGGAGTAATAGATATGAAACCTATGGCAGGTGGAGCTCTTAATAATGGAACTTTAGCTTTAAGATATGTACTAAGCAATAAAAATATAACTACAGCCATACCAGGTATGGCAAATTTAGAAGAAGTAGAGGAAAATTCAGTATGTGGTAATGAAGATATAGCTTTAACAGAGGAAGAGAAAATAGAATGTGATAAAATATTTAATGAGTTAGGAACAAAATTTTGTAGAAGATGTGGATATTGTGCTCCTTGTACAAAAAATATAGATATTCCAGGAATATTTGTATTAGAAGCTTATAAGGTTAGATATGGATTACCAGATTGGGCAGATGGAAGATATTTCAATTTAGAAGCTAGGGCAAAGGATTGTATAGAATGTGGAGCCTGTGAAAAGAGATGCCCTTATGATTTACCTATAATAGAAATGCTAAAGAAAGTAAGATTAGAATTTGAAGAATAA
- a CDS encoding DUF1540 domain-containing protein, with protein sequence MDKLICSAENCINNLQGRCTAHAIEVENNDSHSQCKTFAAKGAIETMSRFHNTNLTEGFKDMFTEESNMVPEVNCEVYSCVHNNDRRCNADAIEINGDEVRTRNSSETICSTYKREK encoded by the coding sequence ATGGATAAATTAATATGTAGTGCTGAAAATTGTATAAATAATTTACAAGGGCGCTGTACAGCACATGCTATAGAGGTAGAGAATAATGATTCTCATAGTCAATGCAAAACTTTTGCAGCAAAGGGAGCTATCGAAACTATGAGTAGATTTCATAATACAAATTTAACAGAAGGTTTTAAAGACATGTTTACAGAGGAAAGCAATATGGTTCCAGAAGTTAATTGTGAAGTTTATAGTTGTGTTCATAATAATGATAGAAGATGTAATGCAGATGCCATAGAGATAAATGGAGATGAGGTAAGAACAAGAAATAGTAGTGAAACTATTTGCTCAACTTATAAGAGAGAAAAATAG
- the rlmD gene encoding 23S rRNA (uracil(1939)-C(5))-methyltransferase RlmD translates to MKRNIPVEKNKEYNLDIIGTGFEGEGVSKIDDFTVFIPGAMEGESALTRIVKVNKNFAFGKIIKLNKASENRVESVCPIYKQCGGCQVQHYSYKAQLDFKKQRVIDSLERIGKLDIDKIEIKDTIGMENPYRYRNKIQMPVRLEKGEIKIGFYKPRTHEVADVKECFIQDEQADEIIQIIRNWMANHNISAYNEETGKGFIRHIMVRKAFKNKELMLVIVTNKENEIPYKEELIDEVIKKLPNMKSIIQNVNTKKTNVILGEKCITLWGKDTITDYIDKFKFNISPLSFFQVNPIQTEVLYKKALEFADLKGEEIVFDAYCGTGTISLFLSQKAKKVYGVEIIKEAIDNAKDNTKENKIDNAEFFVGKSEEIIPDLIDKGIKADVVVVDPPRKGCEKSLLEAIAATKPKRIVYVSCDPGTLARDLGILNGLGYETKEVQPVDMFPQTSHVETVVLIQRADT, encoded by the coding sequence ATGAAAAGAAATATACCTGTAGAAAAAAATAAAGAATACAATTTAGACATAATAGGCACTGGATTTGAAGGAGAAGGAGTAAGTAAAATTGATGATTTTACAGTATTTATTCCAGGAGCCATGGAAGGAGAAAGTGCATTAACAAGAATAGTTAAAGTAAATAAAAACTTTGCCTTTGGAAAGATTATAAAATTAAATAAAGCATCAGAAAATAGGGTGGAATCTGTATGTCCTATATATAAACAGTGTGGAGGATGTCAAGTTCAACACTATAGTTATAAGGCTCAATTAGATTTTAAAAAGCAGAGGGTTATAGATTCACTAGAAAGAATAGGTAAACTAGATATAGATAAAATAGAAATAAAAGATACTATTGGTATGGAAAATCCATATAGATATAGAAATAAAATTCAAATGCCTGTGAGACTGGAAAAAGGTGAAATAAAAATAGGATTTTATAAACCAAGAACTCATGAAGTAGCGGATGTAAAAGAATGTTTTATACAAGATGAACAAGCAGATGAAATTATACAGATAATAAGAAATTGGATGGCAAACCATAATATATCTGCCTACAATGAAGAAACAGGAAAAGGGTTTATAAGGCACATAATGGTAAGAAAAGCTTTTAAAAATAAAGAGCTTATGTTAGTTATTGTAACTAATAAAGAAAATGAAATACCTTATAAAGAAGAATTAATAGATGAAGTAATAAAGAAACTACCTAATATGAAAAGTATAATACAAAATGTAAATACTAAAAAAACCAATGTAATTTTAGGAGAAAAGTGTATTACATTATGGGGAAAAGATACTATAACTGACTATATAGATAAATTTAAATTTAATATATCTCCATTATCATTTTTTCAGGTAAACCCTATACAAACAGAAGTATTGTATAAAAAGGCCTTGGAATTTGCAGATTTAAAAGGAGAAGAAATAGTATTTGATGCTTATTGTGGCACAGGAACTATATCCTTATTTTTATCACAAAAAGCTAAAAAAGTATACGGAGTAGAAATAATAAAGGAAGCTATAGACAACGCAAAGGATAATACAAAAGAAAATAAGATAGATAATGCAGAATTTTTTGTAGGAAAATCAGAAGAAATTATACCAGATCTAATAGATAAAGGTATAAAAGCAGATGTGGTAGTAGTAGATCCACCAAGAAAAGGTTGTGAAAAAAGCTTATTGGAAGCTATAGCAGCTACAAAACCTAAAAGAATAGTATATGTATCCTGTGATCCAGGAACCTTAGCTAGAGATTTAGGTATATTAAATGGATTAGGTTATGAAACTAAGGAAGTACAACCAGTAGATATGTTTCCCCAAACTAGTCATGTGGAGACTGTTGTGTTGATACAACGAGCCGATACGTAG
- a CDS encoding helix-turn-helix domain-containing protein produces MDYITTKEAAKNWGITDRMVVYYCSAGRIKEAKKMGNTWLVPVDAEKPADGRYRSSKVKAGENK; encoded by the coding sequence ATGGATTATATAACGACAAAAGAAGCAGCGAAAAATTGGGGAATCACAGACAGAATGGTAGTGTACTATTGCTCTGCTGGACGGATTAAGGAAGCTAAAAAAATGGGAAATACATGGCTTGTTCCGGTTGATGCTGAAAAACCGGCTGACGGACGATATAGGAGCAGTAAAGTAAAGGCTGGTGAAAATAAATGA
- a CDS encoding response regulator transcription factor, with translation MKRIFLVEDDKAIAKNLILLLRSEGVTVTHAPTRSEALAALAGNKFDLALIDISLPDGNGFTVCTEIKETQDIPVIFLTAFGDEASVVTGLNIGADDYITKPFRPRELIARIRSALRKSGHSPSVFEICGLHVDMASGVVKKDGSEVFLSALEYRLLLVFINNPKSIITRSRLLDELWDAAGEFVNDNTLTVYIKRLREKIENNPARPQIILTVRGTGYRLGDGYASK, from the coding sequence ATGAAACGGATATTTTTGGTTGAAGACGATAAGGCAATCGCTAAAAACCTTATACTTTTGCTTCGCTCGGAGGGAGTTACAGTCACTCACGCCCCTACGCGGAGTGAAGCCCTTGCCGCGCTTGCCGGGAATAAATTTGACTTGGCGTTGATTGATATTTCTTTGCCTGACGGAAATGGCTTTACGGTTTGCACAGAAATCAAAGAAACGCAAGATATTCCCGTCATCTTTTTGACAGCTTTCGGCGATGAAGCAAGTGTTGTTACCGGGCTGAACATAGGCGCGGACGACTATATCACCAAGCCTTTTCGTCCCCGTGAACTCATCGCACGAATCAGAAGCGCCCTGCGAAAAAGCGGACATTCTCCATCGGTTTTTGAAATCTGCGGGCTTCATGTGGATATGGCAAGCGGCGTCGTGAAAAAGGACGGTAGCGAGGTTTTTCTTTCAGCCTTAGAATACCGCTTGTTGTTGGTGTTTATTAACAACCCAAAAAGTATTATCACAAGGAGCAGGCTGCTTGACGAATTGTGGGACGCTGCGGGCGAGTTTGTCAATGACAATACATTGACCGTGTACATCAAACGCCTACGGGAGAAGATAGAGAACAACCCCGCAAGACCGCAAATCATTCTGACCGTTCGTGGGACAGGCTATAGATTGGGGGACGGATATGCTTCGAAATAG
- a CDS encoding sensor histidine kinase, with amino-acid sequence MLRNREFRKFAILFSLIATVAIILGFAINTAAGILAIASASAFGTAFFAFTKARYKSIAQISDQIDLVLHNADHLYIGESDEGELSILQSEITKMTLRIREQNDALKKEKKHLAHSLADIAHQLRTPLTSANLILSLLENNPDENERKALMRETEELFVQMDWLLTSLLKLSRLDAGIVVFQGEQIDVTSLICAALRPFQIPMELHDITLQTDVPKGMIIQGDSGWLSEAIQNILKNCMESAGENGKIEIVCTDNPLFTEIAIHDSGTGFEKEDLPCLFDRFYRGKNPNATGYGIGLALCKMIITRQGGTITAKNHPQGGAIFTIRFPK; translated from the coding sequence ATGCTTCGAAATAGAGAGTTTCGTAAGTTTGCCATTTTGTTCTCCTTAATAGCTACCGTCGCTATAATACTGGGATTTGCAATCAATACAGCGGCTGGAATCCTTGCCATTGCTTCTGCCTCCGCCTTTGGAACAGCGTTTTTTGCGTTTACCAAAGCCCGATATAAAAGCATTGCGCAGATTTCAGATCAAATCGATCTTGTGCTTCATAACGCTGATCATCTGTATATTGGTGAATCAGACGAGGGCGAACTTTCCATTCTGCAAAGCGAGATAACAAAAATGACGCTGCGTATTCGGGAGCAAAACGACGCACTGAAAAAAGAAAAAAAACATCTTGCCCATTCGCTGGCTGACATAGCCCACCAACTCCGCACCCCTCTCACATCCGCGAACCTCATTCTGTCATTGTTAGAGAATAACCCTGACGAAAACGAGCGGAAAGCATTGATGCGGGAAACAGAGGAATTGTTTGTACAGATGGATTGGCTGCTTACTTCCCTGTTGAAATTGTCCCGCCTAGACGCGGGCATTGTGGTTTTCCAAGGCGAGCAGATAGATGTAACCAGCTTGATATGCGCTGCCCTTCGTCCGTTCCAAATCCCAATGGAGCTGCACGATATTACTTTGCAAACAGACGTGCCAAAAGGCATGATTATTCAGGGCGATTCAGGTTGGCTTTCGGAAGCAATTCAAAACATCCTGAAAAATTGCATGGAGAGCGCAGGCGAGAACGGGAAGATTGAGATTGTCTGCACGGACAACCCACTGTTTACCGAGATTGCCATCCACGACAGCGGCACGGGATTTGAAAAAGAAGATTTACCCTGCCTGTTTGACAGGTTTTATCGTGGGAAAAACCCAAACGCTACAGGATACGGGATTGGATTGGCTCTTTGCAAGATGATTATAACACGGCAGGGAGGGACGATTACCGCAAAAAATCACCCGCAGGGTGGCGCGATATTTACCATTCGTTTCCCAAAGTGA
- a CDS encoding ABC transporter ATP-binding protein, whose translation MEFLKVENLCKVYGKGETQVTALDHVSLTIEKGEFTAIIGSSGSGKSTLLHSIGGVDVPTSGKVYLDGQDVYAQSNEKLAIFRRRQVGLIYQFHNLIPTLNVVENITLPILMDKRKVNKERLNDLLELLGLKDRKTHLPNQLSGGQQQRVSIGRAMMNAPAVMLADEPTGSLDSRNGHEIINLLKLSNQKYRQTLIVVTHDENIALQADRIIGISDGKVVRDERVRP comes from the coding sequence ATGGAATTTTTAAAGGTTGAAAATTTATGTAAGGTCTATGGCAAGGGCGAAACCCAAGTTACCGCCCTTGACCATGTTTCGCTTACAATCGAAAAGGGGGAATTTACCGCAATTATCGGCTCCTCCGGCTCCGGTAAATCCACATTGCTTCATAGCATCGGCGGCGTGGACGTGCCCACAAGCGGAAAGGTGTATTTGGACGGGCAGGATGTATATGCCCAAAGCAATGAAAAACTCGCCATCTTCCGCAGGCGGCAGGTTGGGTTGATTTACCAGTTTCACAACCTCATTCCCACGCTGAATGTGGTGGAAAACATCACCTTGCCTATACTGATGGACAAGCGTAAGGTCAACAAGGAGAGGCTGAATGACTTGTTAGAACTGCTTGGGTTAAAAGACCGAAAAACGCATTTACCCAATCAGCTTTCGGGCGGTCAGCAACAGCGTGTTTCCATAGGACGTGCTATGATGAATGCCCCAGCGGTGATGCTTGCCGATGAACCAACGGGCAGTTTGGACAGCCGAAATGGACATGAAATTATCAATCTGCTGAAATTAAGCAATCAAAAATATAGGCAGACCCTTATCGTCGTCACACATGACGAAAATATCGCCCTGCAAGCAGACCGCATTATCGGTATATCAGACGGCAAAGTAGTGCGAGACGAAAGGGTGAGACCATGA
- a CDS encoding ABC transporter permease: MNIFNKVTLQGMKKSRTRTIVTVIGVILSAAMITAVATFGTSLLNFLVKGSIVKHGGWHVEFLDVNSSFVQERTHDKGVASTATFENIGYATLKGGKSSEKPYLFIAGFSKEAFDTLPLTLVSGRLPKNSGEVLIPAHVAIKGGVKFAVGDTLSLAVGSRMNGNKNLGQHAPYISGKETLVPKAERNYKVVGICERPGFEEHSAPGYTLITKADIQNKADSFSIFVTLKNPRKVKAYASSTAVSQAYVFNDSVLQFMGLSDNKLFNALLYTVGGILVSIIMVGSIFLIYNSFNISLNERTRQFGILSSVGATARQLRNSVLFEGLCIGAVGIPIGIIVGIGSIGLVIPIVAGNFRNIIPSNVPLTLSVSVPAIVAAAAVSLVTILISAYIPARKAANTPVMESIRQTGEVKTESKAVKMSKLVQRIYGLEGTLALKNFKRNKKRYRSIVLSLVLSVVLFVSGNAFGTTLKRLAERSIMDFDYDIVFTTQDMDDSKMFPLYNKLKTAEGVYKSSYQAILAYSCEVKASDFSDRYRKYAGYAAPDQRVHVPMDIQFIEDSEYLRFIKKLGLSAEEYTSKDGKMIAVAKKPVAKKDGPSEMFDMFASPSMTFSVAPETNDKPKMEQGQSINITFVDTYPVDPLKALKQSSEKNQYVFMVVAPYSLKEKFETPDTHADIGLSFLSKKPSQSVSKMETMIQNVGITSAYTLQNVYTMVEQYRSLTFVIDVFTYVFVIMISLIAVANVFNTISTNIRLRRRELAMLRSVGMSERDFQKMMNFECIFYGMRTLLFGLPIAGIISWLIYKGLAAQERMDNFDFVFPWGSMAISVFSVLFIVFITMLYATRKIKKENIIDALRDDMT; this comes from the coding sequence ATGAACATTTTCAACAAAGTTACACTGCAAGGCATGAAAAAAAGCCGCACACGAACAATTGTAACGGTTATCGGAGTTATCCTGTCTGCCGCTATGATTACAGCAGTGGCTACCTTTGGTACTTCCCTGTTAAATTTTCTGGTAAAGGGTTCTATTGTGAAACACGGCGGTTGGCACGTCGAGTTTTTGGATGTTAATTCCTCTTTCGTGCAGGAGCGAACCCACGACAAGGGAGTTGCAAGCACCGCAACATTTGAAAATATCGGATACGCAACGCTTAAGGGTGGAAAAAGTTCCGAAAAACCCTATCTTTTTATAGCCGGATTTAGCAAGGAAGCCTTTGATACCTTACCCTTAACCCTGGTTTCAGGCAGATTGCCGAAAAACAGTGGGGAGGTTCTTATCCCAGCGCACGTGGCGATAAAGGGCGGCGTTAAATTCGCAGTGGGCGACACGCTTTCACTTGCTGTTGGAAGCCGCATGAATGGCAACAAAAATCTTGGTCAACACGCCCCTTACATTTCCGGGAAAGAAACTCTTGTGCCAAAAGCAGAGAGAAACTACAAGGTTGTGGGTATCTGTGAAAGACCCGGTTTTGAGGAACATTCCGCACCAGGATACACCCTGATAACGAAAGCAGATATTCAAAACAAAGCGGACAGCTTCAGCATATTTGTCACACTTAAAAACCCGCGCAAAGTTAAGGCTTACGCAAGCAGCACAGCGGTCAGCCAAGCTTACGTCTTTAACGATAGTGTGCTGCAATTCATGGGCCTTTCCGACAATAAACTGTTCAACGCGCTTCTGTACACGGTTGGCGGCATTTTGGTTTCTATAATAATGGTAGGATCGATTTTTTTGATTTATAACTCCTTCAACATCTCGCTGAACGAACGCACACGCCAGTTTGGGATTCTCTCGTCGGTGGGCGCCACCGCAAGGCAATTGCGAAATTCGGTGCTGTTTGAGGGACTTTGCATTGGTGCAGTCGGCATACCCATTGGCATTATAGTCGGCATAGGCAGTATCGGGCTTGTAATTCCTATTGTTGCCGGGAATTTCAGGAACATTATCCCAAGCAACGTGCCTTTAACCTTGTCGGTGTCTGTCCCCGCCATTGTTGCGGCGGCGGCGGTCAGTTTGGTTACCATTTTGATTTCAGCCTATATCCCGGCTAGGAAAGCCGCAAATACTCCCGTAATGGAGAGTATTCGCCAAACGGGCGAGGTCAAAACCGAATCGAAAGCCGTGAAAATGTCAAAACTGGTACAGCGTATTTACGGTTTGGAAGGAACTCTTGCGCTAAAGAATTTTAAGAGAAACAAAAAACGCTATCGCAGCATTGTGCTATCCCTTGTTTTAAGTGTCGTACTGTTTGTATCGGGAAATGCTTTTGGAACAACTCTGAAACGTCTTGCAGAACGATCCATAATGGACTTCGACTATGACATCGTTTTTACCACTCAGGACATGGACGACAGCAAAATGTTCCCGCTTTACAACAAACTAAAAACTGCAGAGGGGGTTTACAAAAGCTCGTACCAAGCAATTTTGGCGTATTCCTGCGAGGTTAAGGCAAGCGATTTTTCAGACCGCTACCGGAAATACGCGGGTTATGCTGCGCCGGACCAAAGGGTTCATGTGCCAATGGACATCCAGTTTATTGAGGACAGCGAATATCTGCGTTTTATCAAAAAATTGGGCTTGTCCGCAGAAGAATATACCAGCAAGGACGGGAAAATGATTGCCGTTGCCAAAAAGCCAGTTGCCAAGAAAGACGGACCCAGCGAAATGTTTGATATGTTTGCTAGTCCTTCCATGACTTTCAGTGTGGCTCCCGAAACAAATGACAAGCCGAAGATGGAACAGGGGCAAAGCATAAACATTACGTTTGTGGATACGTACCCGGTGGATCCTCTTAAGGCCCTAAAGCAATCTTCCGAGAAGAATCAATACGTTTTTATGGTGGTGGCCCCCTATTCGCTCAAAGAGAAGTTTGAAACACCAGATACCCATGCGGATATAGGCCTGAGCTTTCTGTCAAAGAAGCCTTCGCAATCGGTGTCTAAAATGGAAACGATGATTCAGAACGTAGGAATTACGTCTGCGTATACCCTGCAAAATGTGTACACGATGGTTGAACAATACCGCAGTCTAACATTTGTTATTGATGTTTTCACCTATGTTTTTGTCATCATGATTTCGCTGATTGCGGTTGCCAATGTGTTCAACACCATTTCCACGAATATCAGGTTGCGCAGGCGGGAGCTTGCCATGCTCCGCTCGGTGGGGATGTCTGAACGCGATTTCCAAAAGATGATGAATTTCGAGTGTATCTTTTATGGCATGAGGACGCTGCTATTTGGACTTCCAATAGCGGGAATCATCTCGTGGTTGATTTACAAAGGGTTGGCGGCCCAAGAAAGGATGGACAACTTCGATTTTGTATTTCCGTGGGGCAGTATGGCAATCAGCGTGTTCAGCGTGCTCTTTATCGTGTTCATTACAATGCTGTATGCTACTCGCAAGATAAAAAAAGAAAATATTATTGACGCGCTTCGGGATGACATGACTTGA